A genomic stretch from Marinimicrobium sp. C6131 includes:
- a CDS encoding di-heme oxidoredictase family protein, which translates to MDPESGETRLGRFGWKAGKVSIKHQTVSALNTDMGVMTAILPDPDCGSAQADCGPSGAELDEEYVDLLVKYVALLGVPPQRDYDDPSVQNGAQLFKEAGCAGCHTPSHQTSEYHPFAELRDQTIHPYTDLLLHDMGPGLADNLGEGEASGSEWRTAPLWGLGLSACVTGGMTEAPQGQRGCIPEEGYLHDGRARTVEEAILWHGGEADDARAAYEGLSAQQQEDMLNFLYSL; encoded by the coding sequence GTGGACCCAGAAAGCGGAGAAACCCGTCTGGGCCGGTTTGGCTGGAAAGCAGGTAAGGTCAGCATCAAACACCAGACGGTGTCCGCCTTGAACACCGATATGGGCGTGATGACTGCCATACTGCCAGACCCTGACTGTGGCAGTGCTCAAGCGGATTGCGGCCCCAGTGGCGCTGAGCTGGACGAGGAGTACGTCGATCTTCTGGTGAAGTATGTGGCGCTGCTGGGGGTTCCACCGCAGCGTGATTACGATGACCCGTCGGTGCAGAATGGCGCACAGCTGTTCAAGGAAGCCGGCTGTGCCGGTTGCCATACGCCGAGCCACCAGACCAGTGAGTACCATCCGTTTGCGGAGCTGCGCGATCAGACCATCCACCCCTATACGGACCTGTTGCTACACGATATGGGGCCGGGACTGGCTGATAACCTGGGTGAAGGAGAGGCGTCCGGATCAGAGTGGCGCACCGCACCGCTGTGGGGTTTGGGCCTTTCCGCTTGTGTGACTGGCGGTATGACTGAAGCCCCGCAGGGCCAGCGAGGGTGTATCCCCGAAGAGGGTTACCTGCACGATGGTCGGGCCCGCACGGTGGAAGAAGCCATTCTGTGGCATGGCGGCGAGGCGGATGATGCCCGGGCGGCCTATGAGGGGCTATCCGCGCAGCAGCAAGAGGATATGCTGAACTTCCTCTACTCGCTCTGA
- a CDS encoding di-heme oxidoredictase family protein — protein MELNQVQIAAVAGGGAQFSIRLPEKKDAVHLFARRNGQQDYVVNDIQSDSARVTDHGDGSYTYQVTRSDGYQDGDLIEARIYTYQPDSGQIFYPGPADNTWVELTYSADAVTDPVDGGASSSSADSSSEGSSSSLPSSEYTEGGYVPDYDPGYEPQSVGGVMPLFHQGTPLEAVIRYETEDAVVTRFSDRARDRHAKEDQFQQYDHYLSFYWEHRTASVEIVDKVAKGGSTVRMNVRTEWRLNDTEAENRWFYIGRNTVAEFCDNGTMEVLDDLNYYKERSHNCREGRAIQIGDKLEFEISQFLDPSVPNGRAPYYGTTYLYIVGEGMVPWDVGGTTPAGGIKDSVPIPRRAWLGGDTTIHANTSGEPHNRFMQMATNLGYENAQPFVEGRRLLHSSFDDGTHDENVTENPVYEEVVGMAGPRYINEACTDCHVRNGRAVPESIGEHLDKWVFRVADADANAHPALGHVFQGEANSGADSEGEVFIASWTEENGLRSPNFEFSGVTPERFSGRIAPAMVGLGLLEAIPEEAILALEDPDDADGDGISGRAHLGRGPRKRRNPSGPVWLESR, from the coding sequence GTGGAACTGAACCAGGTGCAGATTGCGGCGGTAGCCGGCGGTGGTGCGCAGTTCAGTATTCGGCTGCCAGAGAAAAAAGATGCGGTTCACTTGTTCGCCCGGCGTAACGGCCAGCAAGACTATGTAGTCAATGACATTCAATCTGACAGTGCGCGTGTGACGGATCACGGCGATGGCAGTTATACCTATCAGGTGACTCGCTCGGACGGCTATCAGGATGGAGACCTGATTGAAGCGCGAATTTACACTTATCAGCCCGACAGTGGCCAGATTTTCTACCCCGGGCCGGCCGACAATACCTGGGTGGAGTTGACCTATTCGGCCGATGCGGTAACCGACCCGGTTGACGGAGGCGCCAGCTCCAGTAGCGCGGACTCCAGCAGTGAAGGCAGCAGCTCCAGCTTGCCGTCGAGTGAGTACACCGAGGGTGGCTATGTGCCAGATTACGATCCGGGCTATGAGCCGCAATCGGTAGGTGGCGTAATGCCCCTGTTTCATCAGGGAACGCCTCTGGAAGCCGTTATTCGCTATGAGACCGAGGATGCTGTGGTTACCCGCTTTTCCGATCGAGCTCGGGATCGGCATGCCAAAGAAGATCAGTTTCAGCAATACGACCATTATTTGAGTTTCTACTGGGAGCACCGTACCGCCTCGGTTGAGATCGTCGACAAGGTCGCCAAGGGCGGCAGCACCGTGCGGATGAACGTGCGTACCGAGTGGCGCCTGAACGACACTGAAGCGGAGAACCGCTGGTTTTATATTGGTCGCAATACGGTCGCAGAATTCTGCGATAACGGCACCATGGAGGTGCTGGACGATCTGAACTACTACAAAGAGCGTAGTCACAACTGCCGTGAGGGCCGGGCCATTCAAATTGGCGATAAGCTGGAATTCGAGATCAGCCAATTCCTTGATCCAAGTGTTCCCAATGGTCGAGCGCCTTATTACGGCACTACCTACCTGTATATCGTGGGTGAGGGCATGGTGCCCTGGGATGTCGGTGGTACGACGCCGGCCGGTGGCATTAAAGACTCAGTGCCTATTCCGCGACGTGCGTGGCTCGGTGGCGACACGACCATTCATGCCAATACCTCGGGCGAGCCGCATAATCGCTTCATGCAGATGGCTACCAACCTCGGCTACGAGAATGCGCAGCCCTTTGTTGAGGGACGTCGCCTGTTGCACTCCTCGTTTGATGACGGAACGCACGATGAGAATGTCACCGAAAATCCGGTTTACGAGGAAGTGGTCGGAATGGCCGGCCCTCGTTATATCAACGAAGCCTGCACGGACTGCCATGTGCGTAATGGCCGGGCGGTACCGGAATCCATTGGGGAGCATCTGGACAAGTGGGTGTTTCGGGTGGCAGACGCTGACGCCAATGCCCACCCGGCCTTGGGGCACGTCTTTCAAGGGGAAGCGAACAGTGGTGCAGACAGCGAAGGCGAAGTCTTCATCGCGTCCTGGACCGAAGAGAACGGCTTGCGCTCCCCCAACTTCGAGTTCTCCGGGGTGACGCCAGAACGTTTCTCCGGGCGGATTGCGCCGGCGATGGTGGGTCTGGGGCTGCTTGAGGCCATTCCCGAAGAGGCCATTCTTGCGCTGGAGGATCCCGATGATGCCGATGGTGATGGTATTTCGGGGCGGGCGCATCTGGGTCGTGGACCCAGAAAGCGGAGAAACCCGTCTGGGCCGGTTTGGCTGGAAAGCAGGTAA
- a CDS encoding glycoside hydrolase family 16 protein: MKTVNYPVIGLGMALLMVAGCGSDSDDSPDSSSSSVSSSSSSSSSSDSSSSAAGGLSENWTLVWSDEFEGESINTENWSHEVNCAGGGNNELQCYTAREENSYVEDGHLHIVARQESFSGPGVFDDDPAYNPDDTSVTREYTSARLRTKNKADWKYGRIEVSAKTPQGQGLWPAIWMLPTENVYGGWPLSGEIDIFEAVNTNASGENEIHGTLHYGRPWPNNLNSGASYSPEEPIWENFHTYAIEWEEGEIRWYVDDVHFATQTADDWFTLDWQGQDEGFQTGNPASPFDEMFHLIMNVAVGGNWPGAPDGATTFPQELVVDYVRVYQCDVDPDNGKGCAWIDESAEDVDGTGGTQQAFALYEDGPATLNFSVFDTDVSNTLVPAQWEETAGNLVVDTALQVDDQTVWDVQFNGLSNVFLLSGDMSEVDYVEDGFSFSLNEALSGITFDMRVIDASEDASLRVKLDSVWPNVSSRDIELPETGVWQSVSVRFSDFVANADEPGEVNYSDINAPFVLEATNGTAHVQLNNIRVTCFGQSCGVNPKLDGTAPEGTEAVDVFVDGSLTDTWSDPGVDFYVQDGQSITSSLVNDGDRGDVLELTFGANGFGTMFIQSSEPQDLSAYAAGNLVFDLKVMDAGNNSDGFLVKADCIYPCTSNELAVPLQNDGQWHTVSVSIADLTSGSGFIMNRVNTPFSLWPVMGQQSNVVFRLDNIRWELSE; encoded by the coding sequence ATGAAAACCGTAAATTATCCGGTAATCGGCCTGGGTATGGCGCTGCTTATGGTAGCTGGCTGTGGCAGCGACTCCGATGACTCGCCGGACAGCTCAAGCAGCAGCGTCAGTTCCTCCTCTTCTTCCTCTTCAAGCAGTGACAGTTCCAGCAGTGCGGCTGGCGGTCTGAGCGAGAACTGGACTCTGGTCTGGAGCGATGAGTTTGAGGGCGAATCGATCAATACCGAAAACTGGTCTCACGAAGTGAACTGCGCCGGTGGTGGCAATAATGAACTGCAGTGTTACACCGCCCGTGAAGAGAACAGCTACGTGGAAGACGGTCATCTGCACATTGTCGCGCGCCAGGAAAGTTTCAGTGGGCCTGGTGTCTTCGATGACGACCCTGCGTACAATCCCGATGATACCTCGGTTACCCGTGAGTACACGTCGGCCCGTCTGCGCACCAAAAACAAGGCGGACTGGAAGTATGGTCGTATCGAAGTGAGTGCCAAAACGCCACAGGGACAGGGACTGTGGCCGGCCATATGGATGCTACCCACAGAGAATGTTTACGGGGGTTGGCCGCTCAGTGGTGAAATCGACATTTTTGAAGCCGTCAACACCAATGCCAGCGGTGAGAATGAAATTCATGGAACCCTGCACTACGGGCGCCCCTGGCCGAACAACCTGAACAGCGGTGCCAGTTACTCTCCCGAGGAACCGATTTGGGAGAACTTCCACACCTACGCGATTGAATGGGAGGAAGGTGAAATTCGCTGGTATGTCGATGATGTGCATTTTGCGACCCAGACCGCTGACGACTGGTTCACCCTTGATTGGCAGGGGCAGGACGAAGGCTTCCAGACCGGTAACCCCGCCTCTCCGTTTGACGAGATGTTTCACCTGATCATGAACGTCGCTGTCGGTGGTAATTGGCCCGGCGCACCGGATGGTGCGACCACCTTCCCGCAGGAATTGGTAGTGGACTATGTCCGCGTCTATCAATGCGATGTCGATCCTGATAACGGAAAAGGCTGTGCCTGGATTGATGAAAGCGCGGAAGATGTCGACGGTACCGGTGGCACGCAGCAGGCGTTCGCTTTGTATGAAGACGGCCCGGCAACGCTGAACTTTTCGGTCTTCGATACCGATGTCAGCAATACGCTGGTTCCGGCGCAGTGGGAGGAAACCGCCGGAAACCTGGTTGTCGATACGGCGCTTCAGGTGGACGATCAGACGGTCTGGGATGTTCAGTTCAACGGTCTGAGTAACGTATTCCTGCTGTCGGGCGATATGAGCGAGGTCGATTACGTCGAAGATGGCTTCAGTTTCTCCCTCAATGAAGCGCTGAGCGGTATAACCTTTGATATGCGCGTGATTGACGCCAGTGAGGACGCATCACTGAGAGTCAAGCTCGATAGTGTTTGGCCCAATGTCAGCTCGCGTGACATTGAACTTCCGGAGACAGGTGTCTGGCAAAGCGTTTCGGTCCGGTTTTCGGATTTTGTCGCCAACGCCGACGAGCCCGGTGAGGTCAATTACAGTGATATCAACGCGCCGTTTGTTCTTGAGGCAACCAACGGCACTGCTCACGTTCAGTTGAATAACATCCGTGTGACCTGTTTCGGTCAGTCTTGTGGCGTCAATCCCAAACTGGATGGCACCGCCCCCGAAGGTACAGAGGCGGTAGATGTATTTGTTGATGGAAGCCTGACCGACACCTGGTCGGATCCGGGCGTGGACTTCTATGTCCAGGATGGACAGAGCATTACATCCAGCCTTGTGAATGATGGCGATCGTGGTGATGTGCTGGAACTGACTTTTGGTGCCAACGGCTTCGGCACTATGTTCATTCAATCCTCTGAGCCTCAAGATTTGAGTGCGTACGCTGCGGGTAATCTCGTATTTGATCTGAAAGTGATGGATGCGGGAAATAACAGCGATGGTTTTCTCGTCAAAGCCGACTGTATTTACCCTTGCACCTCAAATGAGCTGGCCGTGCCTTTGCAGAATGACGGTCAGTGGCACACCGTATCGGTGTCGATTGCTGACTTGACGTCAGGTTCGGGCTTTATCATGAACCGGGTCAACACTCCCTTCAGTCTGTGGCCGGTCATGGGGCAACAGAGTAACGTTGTTTTTCGCCTGGACAATATTCGTTGGGAGTTGAGCGAATAG
- a CDS encoding glycoside hydrolase family 3 N-terminal domain-containing protein: MNKSLTLWAPLALAVLVGCNGPTSDNPSDSSTGAELWPEHPTPLADPMAYEPEIDALLARMSIEEKVGQMIQPELRNVTPEDVKRYHLGSILNGGGSFPGGDKNATAQDWLTLADGFYEASMDDSDGFAAIPVVWATDAVHGHNNVKGATLFPHNIGLGATRNPDLIREIGTVTAREVAITGLDWNFAPTLAVARDDRWGRTYEAYAEDPEILYDYGKAMVEGLQGRANTDEFFGQGRVLATAKHYIADGGTEGGIDRGDAPFSEVELRDVHGPGYFGALDAGVQTVMASFSSWQGKKLHGHGYLMNEVLKQRMGFDGLIVGDWNGHEFVDGCRQDSCPEAVNAGLDIFMVPDQWRALHANTVAQVKSGEIAEERLNDAVRRILRVKFRAGMFEKGKPSDRHYAGRADLIGADEHRAVARQAVRESLVLLKNQNGLLPLNPTQHILVAGDGADNIGKQAGGWTLTWQGTGNENSDFPGATSIYDGIADAVTSAGGSVELDVNGDFSEKPDVAVVVFGEDPYAEMQGDRADVDYEPEADLELLKRLRDEGIPVVSVFLTGRPLWVNPEINASDAFVVAWLPGSEGVGVADVLVADAEGQPRHDFRGKLSFSWPARADQTPLNHGDGQATQFPYGYGLSYADEGNLEPLSEDSGLTESEAQTVLPLFENRPMEPWQWVLSDVTERARVVTGSGAKLPGIEIQSVDRLVQEDSRAVRWTGTGPAEVALRSPGRVDLSAYAGKAHLRVDVNVVEAPASAVTLGMRCGQDCVASADITEWLAGADANTWQTLSIDLSCLVEAGVDPSLVLSPFYMSTEGALQVKLYNVRLEMDYQGEGLCP; this comes from the coding sequence ATGAACAAGTCCCTGACCCTCTGGGCCCCCTTGGCCCTGGCAGTGCTGGTGGGGTGTAACGGCCCGACCAGCGATAATCCATCTGACAGTTCCACTGGTGCCGAGCTCTGGCCGGAACATCCGACGCCCCTGGCTGATCCGATGGCTTACGAGCCGGAGATTGACGCACTGTTGGCTCGCATGTCCATTGAAGAGAAGGTGGGCCAGATGATTCAGCCGGAATTGCGCAACGTCACGCCGGAGGACGTCAAACGCTATCACCTGGGGTCCATCCTCAACGGTGGCGGTTCCTTCCCCGGTGGCGACAAGAATGCCACGGCACAAGACTGGCTGACCCTGGCGGACGGGTTCTATGAAGCCTCCATGGATGACAGCGATGGTTTTGCCGCCATTCCGGTTGTCTGGGCCACCGATGCCGTACACGGTCACAACAATGTCAAAGGGGCCACGCTTTTCCCCCATAACATCGGTCTCGGGGCGACCCGCAATCCGGATCTGATCCGTGAAATCGGCACTGTCACCGCCCGGGAAGTCGCCATCACCGGGCTGGACTGGAACTTTGCACCGACTCTGGCCGTTGCCCGGGACGATCGCTGGGGCCGCACCTATGAGGCCTATGCCGAAGATCCGGAGATTCTTTACGACTATGGCAAAGCCATGGTCGAAGGCCTCCAGGGGCGTGCAAACACCGATGAATTTTTCGGGCAGGGCCGCGTCTTGGCCACGGCCAAACACTACATTGCCGATGGCGGCACCGAAGGAGGGATCGACCGCGGTGATGCACCCTTCTCGGAAGTCGAGCTGCGCGATGTACACGGACCTGGCTACTTCGGTGCTCTGGATGCGGGCGTCCAGACTGTCATGGCCTCCTTCAGCAGTTGGCAGGGCAAAAAACTGCATGGGCACGGCTACCTGATGAACGAAGTGCTCAAGCAGCGCATGGGCTTTGATGGCCTGATTGTGGGTGACTGGAATGGCCACGAATTTGTGGATGGTTGCCGTCAGGACTCCTGCCCTGAAGCGGTCAACGCCGGGCTGGATATATTCATGGTGCCCGATCAGTGGCGGGCGCTGCACGCCAATACCGTTGCTCAGGTGAAATCCGGTGAGATTGCCGAAGAGCGCCTGAATGATGCGGTACGTCGGATTCTTCGGGTCAAATTCCGTGCGGGTATGTTTGAGAAGGGCAAGCCCTCCGATCGGCATTACGCCGGACGTGCGGACCTGATCGGTGCTGATGAGCACCGGGCGGTCGCCCGCCAGGCCGTGCGGGAAAGCCTGGTGCTGCTCAAAAATCAGAATGGTCTGCTGCCACTGAATCCGACCCAGCATATTCTGGTGGCGGGCGACGGTGCGGACAATATCGGTAAGCAAGCCGGTGGCTGGACGCTGACGTGGCAGGGTACCGGCAACGAAAACAGTGACTTCCCCGGTGCCACCTCTATTTACGATGGTATTGCCGACGCGGTGACCTCCGCCGGCGGATCGGTAGAGCTGGACGTGAACGGCGACTTCAGCGAGAAGCCGGACGTGGCGGTTGTTGTATTCGGTGAAGACCCCTACGCGGAAATGCAGGGTGACCGCGCCGACGTGGACTATGAGCCCGAGGCTGACCTGGAGCTACTCAAGCGCTTGCGCGATGAGGGAATTCCGGTGGTTTCGGTATTTCTGACCGGTCGCCCACTCTGGGTCAACCCCGAAATCAATGCCTCCGATGCGTTTGTCGTAGCCTGGCTGCCCGGTTCTGAGGGTGTGGGGGTGGCCGATGTGCTGGTCGCCGACGCCGAGGGACAGCCGCGTCACGACTTCCGTGGCAAGCTGTCATTTTCCTGGCCAGCTCGCGCCGATCAGACGCCCCTCAACCACGGCGATGGCCAGGCGACGCAGTTCCCCTACGGTTACGGCCTGAGCTACGCCGATGAGGGCAATCTGGAGCCGCTGTCGGAAGACAGTGGTCTGACCGAATCCGAAGCACAGACTGTGCTGCCTCTCTTTGAAAACCGTCCGATGGAACCCTGGCAGTGGGTACTCAGCGATGTGACTGAGAGGGCCCGGGTAGTCACCGGTAGCGGCGCGAAGCTACCCGGTATCGAAATCCAGTCGGTCGACCGTCTGGTTCAGGAAGACAGCCGGGCCGTTCGCTGGACAGGCACTGGTCCGGCCGAGGTGGCGTTGCGTTCTCCCGGGCGGGTGGATCTCAGTGCCTATGCCGGAAAGGCCCATCTGCGTGTCGATGTGAATGTGGTCGAGGCGCCCGCTTCAGCCGTAACGCTGGGCATGCGCTGCGGACAGGACTGTGTTGCCAGCGCGGATATCACCGAGTGGCTGGCCGGCGCGGACGCTAACACCTGGCAGACGCTGTCGATTGATCTCAGCTGTCTGGTTGAGGCCGGCGTGGACCCGTCCTTGGTGTTGTCACCTTTCTATATGAGCACCGAGGGTGCACTGCAGGTCAAACTCTACAACGTTCGACTGGAGATGGATTACCAGGGCGAAGGACTATGCCCGTAA
- a CDS encoding polysaccharide deacetylase family protein — translation MPYLRLKTVGLLCALLLLWPVSSSAEPLSWPGNAKAAVNLAYDDALASQLDYVIPELNRRGFRGSFYVPAAAPLLLERLDEWRAAAAQGHELGNHSLFHQCDKQRPGRDWVAPHQDLSQIPVEAFAEQIALANDFLFLIDGETERTYTPPCGDVRVGDRDYLTPVKPLFLGAKSIGSGGVTPSLESLDRFGITVAVPTEVSGEELIAVVEEAARRGTMANFTFHGVGGDYLSVSREAHNALLEHLAAHPERYWVDSFVNIMRHLRDH, via the coding sequence ATGCCATATTTGCGTCTTAAAACCGTCGGGCTGCTCTGTGCCCTGCTGCTGTTGTGGCCGGTGTCTTCCTCGGCCGAGCCGCTTTCCTGGCCCGGCAATGCCAAAGCCGCGGTCAATCTTGCCTATGATGATGCGCTTGCTTCCCAGTTGGACTATGTGATTCCTGAGCTGAACCGGCGTGGGTTCCGGGGCAGCTTTTATGTGCCGGCGGCGGCCCCACTGTTACTGGAGCGCCTGGACGAGTGGCGCGCGGCGGCCGCTCAGGGGCATGAGCTGGGCAACCACTCGCTGTTCCATCAATGCGACAAGCAGCGTCCGGGGCGGGACTGGGTGGCGCCGCACCAGGATCTGAGCCAGATCCCGGTCGAGGCGTTTGCCGAGCAGATCGCGTTGGCCAATGACTTTCTGTTCCTGATTGATGGCGAGACGGAGCGGACCTATACGCCCCCCTGCGGCGATGTCCGGGTCGGAGACCGCGACTACCTGACTCCGGTGAAACCGCTCTTTCTCGGGGCCAAGTCCATCGGTTCTGGTGGGGTTACCCCCTCGCTGGAATCCCTGGACCGCTTTGGCATTACGGTTGCGGTGCCGACCGAGGTGTCCGGCGAAGAGCTGATCGCGGTGGTCGAGGAAGCGGCCCGTCGGGGCACCATGGCCAATTTTACCTTCCATGGCGTCGGTGGCGATTACCTGTCGGTCTCCCGGGAGGCGCATAACGCGTTACTGGAACATCTGGCGGCCCACCCCGAGCGCTACTGGGTCGACAGCTTCGTCAATATCATGCGTCACCTGCGGGATCACTGA
- a CDS encoding cupin-like domain-containing protein, giving the protein MTVSVTLNTPTQPTDSRAQQVFWWDRERALAADFQQAPPEHPVLLKGYAQHWPLVAAARQSPEAVARYLLPFDAGKPLEAMIADPKEGGRLFYTKDLSGFNFTRMKGYLPDALEILASQSRAPRPAAFYVGSTPIPEYFPGLEKVCTLPGLGVEVKPNLWMGNSTRVATHNDAADNIACVAAGRRRFTLFPPDQEDNLYIADAPHTPGGRPISLVDLRAPDLKRYPRFAQALSSAQVADLEPGDALFLPRHWWHNVEAFGPLNILINFWW; this is encoded by the coding sequence ATGACTGTCTCCGTTACATTGAACACACCGACGCAACCGACCGACTCCCGAGCCCAGCAAGTGTTCTGGTGGGACCGCGAGCGAGCGCTGGCCGCCGATTTTCAGCAGGCCCCGCCCGAGCATCCGGTGCTACTGAAGGGCTATGCCCAACACTGGCCGTTGGTGGCAGCGGCGCGGCAATCGCCGGAGGCGGTTGCTCGCTATCTGCTCCCTTTTGATGCCGGAAAGCCTCTGGAGGCCATGATTGCCGATCCCAAAGAGGGCGGACGGCTGTTCTATACCAAGGATCTGAGCGGGTTCAACTTCACCCGGATGAAAGGTTACCTGCCAGATGCGCTGGAGATTCTGGCCTCTCAGTCGCGCGCGCCGAGACCCGCCGCCTTTTATGTCGGATCCACGCCCATTCCCGAGTATTTCCCGGGGCTGGAAAAGGTCTGCACGCTTCCGGGGCTGGGTGTCGAGGTAAAGCCCAACCTGTGGATGGGGAATTCGACCCGGGTGGCCACCCACAACGACGCGGCGGACAATATCGCCTGTGTCGCGGCCGGACGCCGACGCTTCACCCTGTTTCCGCCGGATCAGGAAGACAACCTGTATATCGCCGATGCGCCCCACACCCCGGGTGGTCGCCCGATCAGTCTGGTGGATTTACGGGCGCCGGATCTGAAACGCTATCCGCGTTTTGCCCAGGCTCTGTCATCGGCCCAGGTTGCGGATCTGGAGCCGGGAGACGCCCTGTTCCTGCCCCGACATTGGTGGCACAACGTGGAAGCGTTTGGCCCGCTCAATATTCTGATCAACTTCTGGTGGTAG
- a CDS encoding DUF6445 family protein, protein MSGATALERMSREVEASVVHIGNEQTPVIVLDNVLGDLEPLKRVASEWAAFSGEGQAAYPGIRANLPADYTRRILSRLEPLIRETYQVPASFRGHCIHQLFSLVTRAESDLAVLQRVPHYDTRRGFYFAIMHYLNPGPFGGTGFFRHRPTGYERITDDRFAHFVQEAERHMREHGTPPARYCRGSDAHFELIYQVDYRPDRLLIYPGNLLHSGLIEPDRDLNADPARGRLTANLFLDFEGQ, encoded by the coding sequence ATGTCGGGTGCAACTGCGCTGGAGCGGATGAGTCGGGAGGTGGAGGCTTCCGTGGTGCACATCGGCAACGAGCAGACGCCGGTCATCGTACTGGACAATGTGTTGGGCGACCTGGAGCCTCTAAAGCGGGTCGCCAGCGAGTGGGCGGCCTTCTCCGGCGAAGGGCAGGCTGCTTATCCGGGAATACGTGCCAACCTCCCGGCGGATTACACTCGTCGGATACTGTCCCGTCTTGAGCCGCTGATTCGAGAGACGTACCAGGTGCCGGCGTCTTTCCGGGGGCATTGCATTCATCAGCTTTTTTCCCTGGTCACCCGGGCGGAATCCGACCTGGCGGTGTTGCAGCGTGTACCTCATTATGACACCCGCCGGGGGTTCTACTTTGCGATCATGCACTATCTCAATCCGGGGCCGTTTGGTGGCACCGGCTTTTTTCGTCACCGCCCGACCGGCTATGAGCGCATTACCGATGACCGCTTTGCGCATTTTGTGCAGGAAGCTGAGCGGCACATGCGCGAACACGGGACGCCTCCGGCGCGTTATTGCCGGGGGAGTGATGCGCACTTTGAGTTGATTTATCAGGTGGACTACCGGCCGGATCGTTTATTGATTTATCCCGGGAATCTGTTGCACTCAGGCCTGATTGAGCCCGACCGGGATCTCAATGCGGATCCGGCCCGGGGTCGACTGACGGCTAACCTGTTTCTGGATTTTGAGGGCCAATGA